A part of Miscanthus floridulus cultivar M001 chromosome 6, ASM1932011v1, whole genome shotgun sequence genomic DNA contains:
- the LOC136461638 gene encoding serine/threonine protein phosphatase 2A 57 kDa regulatory subunit B' kappa isoform-like, which yields MWKQFIGKLSWKAMKSSSGGGAASSPPAKPPPPLSSPRENGASPRENGVTAKPNVSPPSPAAGAGAEVRSREDAFVQKVNICCAVYDFSDRGKDSPEKERKRQMLMSLVDCIGAAEEPLTETMIAACVRMFAANLFRVFPPKVRSGTSASETEEDEPFFDPSWYHLQVVYEFLLRFVTSPLVDAKVARKYVDSSFVSKLLDLFDSDDPRERDCLKTILHRIYGKFMGNRPFIRKAVSNIFYRFVFETDHHNGIAELLEVFGSVISGFAKPLKEEHKLFLWKALIPLHKPKSVGVYLPQLTYCITQFIEKEPKLSGTVIRGLLKYWPVTNSQKEMMFLGELEEVLELTDMAEFQKCMVPLFRKIASCLNSSHFQVAERALFLWNNEHLFGMISQNRQVILPIIYPALERNTRWHWNQSVLNVTMNVRKMFREMDERLLVACQNNFQEEEEKRAATEERRRLMWEQLERSVAHGYHQPVIAADASFPAPPSSGRLVAPTVT from the exons ATGTGGAAGCAATTTATTGGAAAGCTGTCGTGGAAGGCGATGAAATCCAGCTCTGGCGGCGGGGCCGCGAGCTCGCCGCCTGcgaagccgccgccgcccctaTCGTCGCCGCGGGAGAATGGGGCCTCGCCGCGGGAGAATGGGGTCACGGCGAAGCCCAACGTTTCGCCTCCCTCTCCCGCGGCTGGCGCCGGAGCCGAGGTGAGGTCCAGGGAGGACGCCTTTGTCCAGAAGGTTAACATTTGCTGCGCGGTGTACGACTTCTCCGACCGGGGCAAGGACTCGCCGGAGAAGGAGCGGAAGCGGCAGATGCTCATGTCCCTGGTCGACTGCATTGGCGCCGCTGAGGAGCCTCTCACGGAGACAATGATAGCAGCGTGCGTGCGCATGTTCGCCGCTAACCTGTTCAGGGTCTTCCCGCCCAAAGTCCGGTCTGGCACCTCGGCTTCGGAGACCGAGGAGGACGAGCCCTTCTTCGATCCGTCCTGGTACCACCTGCAAGTCGTTTATGAGTTTCTCCTTAGGTTTGTGACTTCGCCGCTCGTCGATGCTAAGGTGGCTAGGAAGTATGTGGATAGCTCTTTCGTCTCCAAGCTGCTTGATCTGTTTGATTCGGATGACCCGAGAGAAAGGGACTGCTTGAAGACAATATTGCATAGGATATATGGCAAGTTCATGGGAAACCGACCATTCATCCGTAAGGCTGTGAGCAATATCTTCTATAGGTTTGTGTTCGAGACAGATCATCACAATGGGATCGCCGAGCTGTTGGAGGTCTTTGGCAGTGTAATAAGTGGGTTTGCCAAGCCATTGAAGGAGGAACATAAGCTGTTCTTATGGAAAGCATTGATACCACTTCATAAGCCGAAATCAGTGGGAGTGTATCTGCCACAGCTGACATATTGCATCACACAATTTATTGAGAAGGAACCGAAGCTTTCTGGGACTGTGATCAGAGGCCTGTTAAAGTATTGGCCAGTTACAAATAGTCAGAAGGAAATGATGTTTTTGGGGGAGTTGGAGGAGGTGCTGGAGTTGACTGACATGGCTGAATTTCAGAAATGCATGGTTCCCTTGTTCCGGAAGATTGCTAGTTGCCTGAATAGCTCTCATTTTCAG GTTGCAGAGAGAGCCTTATTCCTATGGAACAACGAGCACCTATTCGGTATGATCTCCCAAAACCGTCAAGTGATCCTACCGATTATATACCCAGCTCTGGAGCGGAACACCCGCTGGCACTGGAACCAATCTGTCCTCAATGTAACAATGAATGTGCGGAAAATGTTCCGCGAAATGGATGAGAGGCTTCTTGTAGCCTGCCAGAACAACTTCCAAGAGGAAGAGGAGAAGCGAGCTGCAACTGAGGAGCGGCGGAGGCTCATGTGGGAGCAGCTGGAGCGGAGCGTTGCTCATGGGTATCACCAACCAGTGATCGCTGCAGACGCAAGCTTTCCTGCGCCCCCTTCGTCGGGTCGTCTTGTAGCTCCTACCGTGACATGA